One region of Armigeres subalbatus isolate Guangzhou_Male chromosome 3, GZ_Asu_2, whole genome shotgun sequence genomic DNA includes:
- the LOC134225386 gene encoding pro-interleukin-16 isoform X2 produces the protein MDQLNNVVTTTTTVTAIASTVHQSTGGSTTGILISSNSISKVVPPAFSRLPPDGHEFPPNFSEPTPNGMTVVTQSQTVVGSAMALAKGDKHSSYDDIPDLPKSHPPAVPRKVFRQDLVLKTLDQTLPEQTTFKKPPIFPSPVRSNSVIASSENSPATFPLQREESRRRSFDIHEINKPPSRISLVGSNWRKDEKSERSVRDKIAMFSNGPGGGGGSGGISENEGHPTLRKYSKDFTKSSENLLGSGESGFSRKAVDPIEAYATLRKKAHSVENLDEVDSVQTGSEFRTVETGVYKTKFGLETSKPVVLGKAYSVENLNPSNGSSVSNGDVKLDTGGLFGNTKNLSRTTSFSGYSNGNSLATISNNVEERRKSSITSLLEQRKKSMSKLRGLVIPEKVPETEVLPDSKIIGLPIIKSKDSEKILSSNVLNKVPDSLYNRKTATLPTPAKSSASSFQPMIAPKPTTPELGGTYKSIFRNLNGASPKADLKTELDEQGFRRPMGLVPPAKPPRTSLVYPPPKGMDQRSLTTEDESDDSDSVMSSRVSSPPVSPVAPSSPEKYVLTRTLSSETNTSITSSNSTLTSSSGSQASCSSVGSTPAIDMSRRISKSSSNEMTMNRKNVLASAKSRSGRGDLKIEDAANGKAKRYEDGDSTDGYEEEERRKSKSKPRGSIGSVKSSGYEEKELTHYKVVDTVDSIVDKVIKVASYVEVVSDVEEDASVETEVVVPMQKPVEAIKEKIGFAATKSVSVDSGSPNSMTDLAKWVRHEAAKAIVAKEVETPARPDVKKFARSFSEQISKAAEEIQTPTKRELRSSVDTKKLNLAEIRKSFEAKSNSSTVVPAPVKSVPKESTAPVAKSTPAPTVNSSNHDRFSSWDSLASSSSGVSSLQTNSMLGNAVVNCSGSSQTLQSTPSDYGSFSSLGSSHSLITPQDLQLIIEEAHPPLATPEAFVIVLQRETPESSIGITLAGGSDYEAKEITIHKILNNSPAEKDGRLRRGDRILSINGLSMRGLTHRESLSVLKTPRPEVVMVITRSKSLVIDNSTLSKTKRPSLGSLSSLAEKNEIPDYERKIKIQHKASRSLDLDLDMVSNEAESVFDGTASEDGLLSADESKCSSITPASDEITSHIEGSRVVEILKDGAGLGFSIEGGFDSPTGNKPLMIKKIFMGGAAEKSGLLRAGEEIVAINDISIERMTRIQVWNMMKKLPNGNVRIMFK, from the exons ATGGACCAGCTGAACAATgtggtgacaacgacgacgacagtGACTGCCATCGCCAGCACCGTGCACCAGTCGACCGGAGGATCGACAACCGGGATCCTCATCAGCAGTAACAGCATCAGCAAAGTAGTGCCACCAGCGTTCTCACGGTTGCCACCGGACGGGCATGAGTTTCCTCCAAACTTCAGCGAACCGACACCGAACGGGATGACCGTCGTTACACAGTCGCAGACAGTGGTCGGGTCAGCGATGGCGCTGGCCAAAGGAGATAAACATTCCAG CTACGACGACATTCCGGACTTGCCGAAAAGCCACCCACCAGCAGTACCTCGCAAAGTTTTCCGCCAGGATCTGGTCCTGAAAACGCTGGATCAAACACTCCCGGAACAAACCACCTTCAAGAAACCGCCCATTTTCCCGTCGCCCGTGCGTAGCAACTCGGTGATCGCGTCGTCAGAGAATTCCCCAGCCACATTTCCGCTCCAGCGAGAGGAGTCCCGCCGCCGATCATTCGACATTCACGAAATCAACAAACCTCCGTCCAGGATAAGCCTGGTCGGGTCCAACTGGCGCAAGGACGAAAAGTCAGAACGAAGCGTTCGCGACAAGATTGCCATGTTCTCGAATGGTCCCGGTGGAGGAGGAGGGTCAGGCGGGATTTCCGAGAACGAAGGCCATCCCACTCTGCGTAAGTATAGTAAGGATTTCACCAAGAGTTCTGAGAATCTGCTGGGTTCAGGCGAAAGTGGATTCAGTCGAAAGGCTGTAGATCCGATCGAGGCGTACGCCACTCTGAGAAAGAAAGCCCATAGTGTTGAGAACCTGGACGAAGTGGATAGCGTTCAGACTGGCTCGGAATTCAGAACAGTGGAGACCGGAGTGTACAAGACCAAGTTCGGACTGGAAACATCGAAACCTGTGGTATTAGGAAAGGCTTACAGCGTTGAAAACTTGAACCCATCCAATGGATCAAGCGTTTCTAACGGGGATGTCAAATTAGATACCGGAGGATTGTTTGGTAATACCAAGAACCTCTCGAGGACAACCAGCTTTTCTGGGTACTCAAACGGAAACAGTCTTGCGACGATCAGCAATAAcgtggaagaaagaaggaagtcgTCTATCACAAGTCTACTCGAGCAACGAAAGAAGTCCATGTCCAAGCTGCGTGGATTGGTTATCCCTGAAAAAGTTCCAGAAACCGAAGTGCTACCGGACTCCAAGATCATCGGACTGCCAATCATCAAGAGCAAAGACTCGGAGAAGATCCTCTCGTCGAACGTACTTAACAAAGTTCCAGACAGTTTGTACAATCGTAAAACGGCAACACTCCCCACGCCTGCCAAATCGAGTGCAAGCTCATTCCAACCGATGATTGCGCCCAAGCCAACTACCCCAGAACTCGGTGGCACTTACAAGAGCATTTTCCGAAACCTGAACGGTGCATCGCCCAAGGCGGACTTAAAAACCGAGCTGGACGAACAAGGCTTTCGGCGGCCTATGGGACTCGTCCCGCCAGCGAAACCTCCACGCACATCTCTCGTTTATCCACCACCAAAGGGCATGGATCAGCGCAGTCTAACGACGGAGGATGAAAGCGACGACAGCGATTCGGTGATGAGTTCACGCGTCTCTTCGCCTCCGGTATCTCCAGTGGCACCTTCCTCACCCGAAAAGTACGTTCTCACGCGAACACTCAGCTCCGAGACGAACACCTCGATCACAAGCTCAAATTCGACGTTGACGTCGAGCTCCGGATCGCAAGCGAGCTGCAGTTCGGTTGGAAGTACTCCTGCCATCGATATGAGTCGCCGCATTTCCAAATCATCTTCAAATGAAATGACAATGAACAGGAAGAATGTTCTGGCCTCGGCAAAGAGTCGTAGCGGACGCGGCGACCTGAAAATCGAGGATGCTGCGAATGGAAAAGCAAAGCGGTACGAAGATGGTGATAGTACTGATGGTTATGAGGAAGAGGAGAGACGAAAGTCCAAGAGCAAACCGAGGGGATCGATTGGAAGCGTCAAGTCGAGCGGTTACGAAGAAAAAGAGCTGACTCACTACAAGGTGGTGGATACGGTAGACAGTATTGTAGATAAGGTGATCAAGGTTGCTTCCTACGTTGAAGTGGTGTCCGATGTTGAAGAGGATGCAAGCGTAGAGACAGAAGTAGTCGTTCCTATGCAGAAACCGGTAGAAGCCATCAAGGAGAAAATCGGTTTTGCTGCCACTAAGAGTGTATCCGTAGACAGTGGGTCACCAAACTCAATGACGGACCTAGCTAAGTGGGTTCGTCATGAAGCCGCTAAGGCAATTGTTGCCAAGGAAGTGGAAACGCCGGCTAGACCGGACGTGAAGAAGTTCGCACGATCCTTCTCGGAACAGATTTCCAAAGCCGCTGAAGAGATACAAACTCCTACGAAACGTGAATTGCGATCGTCGGTGGACACAAAGAAGCTCAATCTGGCTGAAATTCGGAAATCATTCGAAGCCAAGTCGAACAGCAGCACGGTAGTCCCTGCTCCGGTGAAGAGCGTACCGAAAGAAAGCACTGCACCGGTCGCCAAATCCACTCCAGCTCCCACCGTGAACAGCAGTAACCACGATCGTTTCTCGTCCTGGGACTCTctggcgtcgtcgtcgtccggAGTTTCGTCACTGCAAACCAACAGCATGCTGGGCAACGCGGTGGTCAACTGTTCCGGGTCGTCCCAAACGTTGCAAAGCACCCCCTCGGATTACGGCAGCTTCTCGTCGCTGGGAAGCAGCCATAGTCTGATCACACCGCAAGATCTGCAACTGATCATTGAAGAAGCGCACCCACCACTGGCGACACCGGAAGCCTTCGTCATTGTGCTTCAACGAGAGACGCCAGAGTCGAGCATCGGCATCACCCTGGCCGGTGGTTCGGATTACGAAGCGAAGGAGATTACG ATTCACAAGATACTAAATAACTCCCCGGCGGAGAAAGATGGAAGATTGCGGCGAGGGGATCGCATTCTTTCCATCAACGGACTGAGCATGCGCGGATTGACTCATAGAGAATCGCTAAGTGTACTTAAG ACACCTCGTCCAGAAGTGGTCATGGTGATAACCCGGTCCAAATCACTCGTCATCGACAACAGCACACTCTCCAAAACGAAGAGGCCATCGCTGGGATCGCTCAGCTCATTGGCCGAGAAAAACGAAATTCCCGATTACGAGAGGAAGATCAAGATCCAGCACAAAGCGTCACGATCACTTGATCTAGATCTGGATATGGTTTCCAATGAAG cggAAAGTGTTTTTGACGGAACCGCTTCCGAAGATGGTCTGCTCTCAGCTGACGAGTCAAAATGTTCCTCGATCACTCCTGCTAGTG ATGAAATCACCTCGCACATCGAGGGCAGCCGGGTCGTGGAAATACTAAAAGACGGTGCTGGTCTTGGGTTTTCTATTGAAGGTGGATTCGATTCGCCTACTGGAAACAAGCCTTTGATGATCAAGAAGATCTTCATGG GTGGCGCTGCGGAGAAATCCGGCTTGCTCAGGGCCGGCGAAGAAATTGTTGCCATTAATGACATTTCAATCGAGCGCATGACTCGGATACAAGTCTGGAACATGATGAAGAAGCTCCCGAACGGTAACGTCCGGATCATGTTCAAGTGA
- the LOC134225386 gene encoding uncharacterized protein LOC134225386 isoform X1 → MEPRVIFLKPKNSRSGSLIDKEPTNSSSQLAAVTSASLLANNSSTNTAASPRDDIDSNDLGTVDQTVTSMDQLNNVVTTTTTVTAIASTVHQSTGGSTTGILISSNSISKVVPPAFSRLPPDGHEFPPNFSEPTPNGMTVVTQSQTVVGSAMALAKGDKHSSYDDIPDLPKSHPPAVPRKVFRQDLVLKTLDQTLPEQTTFKKPPIFPSPVRSNSVIASSENSPATFPLQREESRRRSFDIHEINKPPSRISLVGSNWRKDEKSERSVRDKIAMFSNGPGGGGGSGGISENEGHPTLRKYSKDFTKSSENLLGSGESGFSRKAVDPIEAYATLRKKAHSVENLDEVDSVQTGSEFRTVETGVYKTKFGLETSKPVVLGKAYSVENLNPSNGSSVSNGDVKLDTGGLFGNTKNLSRTTSFSGYSNGNSLATISNNVEERRKSSITSLLEQRKKSMSKLRGLVIPEKVPETEVLPDSKIIGLPIIKSKDSEKILSSNVLNKVPDSLYNRKTATLPTPAKSSASSFQPMIAPKPTTPELGGTYKSIFRNLNGASPKADLKTELDEQGFRRPMGLVPPAKPPRTSLVYPPPKGMDQRSLTTEDESDDSDSVMSSRVSSPPVSPVAPSSPEKYVLTRTLSSETNTSITSSNSTLTSSSGSQASCSSVGSTPAIDMSRRISKSSSNEMTMNRKNVLASAKSRSGRGDLKIEDAANGKAKRYEDGDSTDGYEEEERRKSKSKPRGSIGSVKSSGYEEKELTHYKVVDTVDSIVDKVIKVASYVEVVSDVEEDASVETEVVVPMQKPVEAIKEKIGFAATKSVSVDSGSPNSMTDLAKWVRHEAAKAIVAKEVETPARPDVKKFARSFSEQISKAAEEIQTPTKRELRSSVDTKKLNLAEIRKSFEAKSNSSTVVPAPVKSVPKESTAPVAKSTPAPTVNSSNHDRFSSWDSLASSSSGVSSLQTNSMLGNAVVNCSGSSQTLQSTPSDYGSFSSLGSSHSLITPQDLQLIIEEAHPPLATPEAFVIVLQRETPESSIGITLAGGSDYEAKEITIHKILNNSPAEKDGRLRRGDRILSINGLSMRGLTHRESLSVLKTPRPEVVMVITRSKSLVIDNSTLSKTKRPSLGSLSSLAEKNEIPDYERKIKIQHKASRSLDLDLDMVSNEAESVFDGTASEDGLLSADESKCSSITPASDEITSHIEGSRVVEILKDGAGLGFSIEGGFDSPTGNKPLMIKKIFMGGAAEKSGLLRAGEEIVAINDISIERMTRIQVWNMMKKLPNGNVRIMFK, encoded by the exons AACCAACCAATTCTTCCTCGCAGTTGGCAGCAGTGACTAGTGCCAGTCTTCTTGCCAACAACAGTAGCACCAACACCGCCGCCAGCCCCCGCGACGACATCGACAGCAACGACTTGGGAACCGTTGACCAGACCGTCACGAGTATGGACCAGCTGAACAATgtggtgacaacgacgacgacagtGACTGCCATCGCCAGCACCGTGCACCAGTCGACCGGAGGATCGACAACCGGGATCCTCATCAGCAGTAACAGCATCAGCAAAGTAGTGCCACCAGCGTTCTCACGGTTGCCACCGGACGGGCATGAGTTTCCTCCAAACTTCAGCGAACCGACACCGAACGGGATGACCGTCGTTACACAGTCGCAGACAGTGGTCGGGTCAGCGATGGCGCTGGCCAAAGGAGATAAACATTCCAG CTACGACGACATTCCGGACTTGCCGAAAAGCCACCCACCAGCAGTACCTCGCAAAGTTTTCCGCCAGGATCTGGTCCTGAAAACGCTGGATCAAACACTCCCGGAACAAACCACCTTCAAGAAACCGCCCATTTTCCCGTCGCCCGTGCGTAGCAACTCGGTGATCGCGTCGTCAGAGAATTCCCCAGCCACATTTCCGCTCCAGCGAGAGGAGTCCCGCCGCCGATCATTCGACATTCACGAAATCAACAAACCTCCGTCCAGGATAAGCCTGGTCGGGTCCAACTGGCGCAAGGACGAAAAGTCAGAACGAAGCGTTCGCGACAAGATTGCCATGTTCTCGAATGGTCCCGGTGGAGGAGGAGGGTCAGGCGGGATTTCCGAGAACGAAGGCCATCCCACTCTGCGTAAGTATAGTAAGGATTTCACCAAGAGTTCTGAGAATCTGCTGGGTTCAGGCGAAAGTGGATTCAGTCGAAAGGCTGTAGATCCGATCGAGGCGTACGCCACTCTGAGAAAGAAAGCCCATAGTGTTGAGAACCTGGACGAAGTGGATAGCGTTCAGACTGGCTCGGAATTCAGAACAGTGGAGACCGGAGTGTACAAGACCAAGTTCGGACTGGAAACATCGAAACCTGTGGTATTAGGAAAGGCTTACAGCGTTGAAAACTTGAACCCATCCAATGGATCAAGCGTTTCTAACGGGGATGTCAAATTAGATACCGGAGGATTGTTTGGTAATACCAAGAACCTCTCGAGGACAACCAGCTTTTCTGGGTACTCAAACGGAAACAGTCTTGCGACGATCAGCAATAAcgtggaagaaagaaggaagtcgTCTATCACAAGTCTACTCGAGCAACGAAAGAAGTCCATGTCCAAGCTGCGTGGATTGGTTATCCCTGAAAAAGTTCCAGAAACCGAAGTGCTACCGGACTCCAAGATCATCGGACTGCCAATCATCAAGAGCAAAGACTCGGAGAAGATCCTCTCGTCGAACGTACTTAACAAAGTTCCAGACAGTTTGTACAATCGTAAAACGGCAACACTCCCCACGCCTGCCAAATCGAGTGCAAGCTCATTCCAACCGATGATTGCGCCCAAGCCAACTACCCCAGAACTCGGTGGCACTTACAAGAGCATTTTCCGAAACCTGAACGGTGCATCGCCCAAGGCGGACTTAAAAACCGAGCTGGACGAACAAGGCTTTCGGCGGCCTATGGGACTCGTCCCGCCAGCGAAACCTCCACGCACATCTCTCGTTTATCCACCACCAAAGGGCATGGATCAGCGCAGTCTAACGACGGAGGATGAAAGCGACGACAGCGATTCGGTGATGAGTTCACGCGTCTCTTCGCCTCCGGTATCTCCAGTGGCACCTTCCTCACCCGAAAAGTACGTTCTCACGCGAACACTCAGCTCCGAGACGAACACCTCGATCACAAGCTCAAATTCGACGTTGACGTCGAGCTCCGGATCGCAAGCGAGCTGCAGTTCGGTTGGAAGTACTCCTGCCATCGATATGAGTCGCCGCATTTCCAAATCATCTTCAAATGAAATGACAATGAACAGGAAGAATGTTCTGGCCTCGGCAAAGAGTCGTAGCGGACGCGGCGACCTGAAAATCGAGGATGCTGCGAATGGAAAAGCAAAGCGGTACGAAGATGGTGATAGTACTGATGGTTATGAGGAAGAGGAGAGACGAAAGTCCAAGAGCAAACCGAGGGGATCGATTGGAAGCGTCAAGTCGAGCGGTTACGAAGAAAAAGAGCTGACTCACTACAAGGTGGTGGATACGGTAGACAGTATTGTAGATAAGGTGATCAAGGTTGCTTCCTACGTTGAAGTGGTGTCCGATGTTGAAGAGGATGCAAGCGTAGAGACAGAAGTAGTCGTTCCTATGCAGAAACCGGTAGAAGCCATCAAGGAGAAAATCGGTTTTGCTGCCACTAAGAGTGTATCCGTAGACAGTGGGTCACCAAACTCAATGACGGACCTAGCTAAGTGGGTTCGTCATGAAGCCGCTAAGGCAATTGTTGCCAAGGAAGTGGAAACGCCGGCTAGACCGGACGTGAAGAAGTTCGCACGATCCTTCTCGGAACAGATTTCCAAAGCCGCTGAAGAGATACAAACTCCTACGAAACGTGAATTGCGATCGTCGGTGGACACAAAGAAGCTCAATCTGGCTGAAATTCGGAAATCATTCGAAGCCAAGTCGAACAGCAGCACGGTAGTCCCTGCTCCGGTGAAGAGCGTACCGAAAGAAAGCACTGCACCGGTCGCCAAATCCACTCCAGCTCCCACCGTGAACAGCAGTAACCACGATCGTTTCTCGTCCTGGGACTCTctggcgtcgtcgtcgtccggAGTTTCGTCACTGCAAACCAACAGCATGCTGGGCAACGCGGTGGTCAACTGTTCCGGGTCGTCCCAAACGTTGCAAAGCACCCCCTCGGATTACGGCAGCTTCTCGTCGCTGGGAAGCAGCCATAGTCTGATCACACCGCAAGATCTGCAACTGATCATTGAAGAAGCGCACCCACCACTGGCGACACCGGAAGCCTTCGTCATTGTGCTTCAACGAGAGACGCCAGAGTCGAGCATCGGCATCACCCTGGCCGGTGGTTCGGATTACGAAGCGAAGGAGATTACG ATTCACAAGATACTAAATAACTCCCCGGCGGAGAAAGATGGAAGATTGCGGCGAGGGGATCGCATTCTTTCCATCAACGGACTGAGCATGCGCGGATTGACTCATAGAGAATCGCTAAGTGTACTTAAG ACACCTCGTCCAGAAGTGGTCATGGTGATAACCCGGTCCAAATCACTCGTCATCGACAACAGCACACTCTCCAAAACGAAGAGGCCATCGCTGGGATCGCTCAGCTCATTGGCCGAGAAAAACGAAATTCCCGATTACGAGAGGAAGATCAAGATCCAGCACAAAGCGTCACGATCACTTGATCTAGATCTGGATATGGTTTCCAATGAAG cggAAAGTGTTTTTGACGGAACCGCTTCCGAAGATGGTCTGCTCTCAGCTGACGAGTCAAAATGTTCCTCGATCACTCCTGCTAGTG ATGAAATCACCTCGCACATCGAGGGCAGCCGGGTCGTGGAAATACTAAAAGACGGTGCTGGTCTTGGGTTTTCTATTGAAGGTGGATTCGATTCGCCTACTGGAAACAAGCCTTTGATGATCAAGAAGATCTTCATGG GTGGCGCTGCGGAGAAATCCGGCTTGCTCAGGGCCGGCGAAGAAATTGTTGCCATTAATGACATTTCAATCGAGCGCATGACTCGGATACAAGTCTGGAACATGATGAAGAAGCTCCCGAACGGTAACGTCCGGATCATGTTCAAGTGA